The genomic DNA TTAATTCATCTACTTCTAGATACTGATTACTAGGATCACAATGGGCTCTTCCGCATCTCTATCTACTGGGAAGAAGATGAATCCGAAGGCCGAAATCAAAAGCAGAACAAGTTGAGCGGGTTTTCAAGAACTCGTATAACTATGGTGCTGTTCCATTCCCTCTCTTGAAGAAGCACGAGAATCCTACGGCAGAGCTGTTAAGCAAACTCACTGAATACTAGGGAGCCTTGacaaaaagaaggaaaaatcTTCTTAAACTATTGCGGCCACGGAATTGGGGAAGCCTTTACTCGCAGCCAACGGTACTCTACCAGGTCAATTTTTGAATTGAGAAGAGGTACAGCGCAGCCTTCCACGCGCTGACTGTGACTGGCTATTCATCCTTAATTGCTGTCATGCAACTGGAATGATTATCAAGGGACAAGATTGGGCGCGACGATGTGAAATCATAATGCCTTGTGATGATAGCTGCACGGGGTAAATCAATCCTACAAGTCTCTCCTTTGCTCAGAACTAATCCTCGGCGCAAAGCACGGCGGGATCTTGGTTTCCAAGCTATACTTGAATCTTTTGAATCCAGCAATGATGGAGGAACACTCTCTGCAGACTATCCCGGGTCACCAAATCCATTCAAAGGTCGGAGCATACTCGTTTCCAATACGCCTCGTGCCCAGGCCAAATGTACCGCCGTGGTGCTTTGAGGCTACTCGAACATTGGTAAATTTGTTTATGCCTACTGCATAAGGAAAAGGCTTGCTTCTATATTTTAAATGCTACTTTCATGTGTGATTTTCATGCATGCCTTTGGTTATATATATCtccaaaagaaaagaaaaaggaaaagaacaAATTTTTTTTAGATTCTGCTTTGATCTTTCTTGATACAGACACACTTGGCCAAATATGGATTTACGCCCGGCTATCACCCATTATGTTTCATAGCCAAACAGAGTAATTGTACTATGTACTTGAATCCAGGGCCTCGAGTCCTATGATGACGCCTCAAACATGAATAAACAGTAGTTACGTTAGTTAACTATCACAGACACGTGAGTACTGCGCCAAGCGTTTCCGAATAACCAATCAAAAAGACATTATCCACAGACCGCTTTTACTAGCGCCTTccagctttttttttttttttctatcttCACGAGAACGCCGAACAGAAATACAGCAATTTCAAGCAGGATACTCGACCATGGCAGCGCACAAGGGCAAGAAAGCTTCGGCTCCGAAGAAGTCTCCCAATACCAAAAAGGTAGGTCTTTGCGAAAGGCGTTGGTTGAGCTAGAGTAATGAGTAGTTGGTACTGACAATCCTCTGTCAATAGACCCCCCCCCCTCCGCAATTAATCGCCTCTATCGCTACGTTCCTATCCGAAAACGGTTTCGAGAGTACGAGTAAGGCTCTCGCAAAGGAGCAGGCCGACAAGTCAATTGCCCAGACCGATTCGGAGAAGGCCCCGTCTTTGCTCGAACTCTTCCACAATTGGACCAAGAAGTCGGAAGAgtcctccagctccagctccagctctaGCTCTTCTAGTGAGAGCGACAGCAGCTCCGATGAGTCCAGCGACTCGGACGTTGAAATGGGCGATGCGCAATCCAAGCAGTCTTCCCGCTCGtcgtcttcctctccctcttcctcttcctcgagcTCCGATAGCGACGctgatgacgaggacgatgtTCCGGCCGCTGGTCCTAAGTCAACCGGCATGAAGCGCAAGGCCGAGTCCAGTTCCTCAGAATTGGACTCGAGTTCCTCGGAATCAGAAAAGGAGGCCCCCAAGGCTAAGAAGGCAAAACTCGAATCTTCTGACTCCTCTGAttcttcgtcgtcggagAGTGACAgcaattcttcttcttcctcctctgaTTCGTCTGATTCTGATTCTGGCTCtgactccgactccgactccTCTGATTCCTCTGATTCTGATTCTAACACCGATTCCGATTCGTCCGATTCGTCCGATTCCAATTCCTCCgactcttcgtcttctgagAAGAGCTCCGCTAAGAAAGCCGACAAGAAGACTCTGAAGACTGCTATCAAGACACCCTTGCCCGAGTCAGGCTCCAGCTCTAGCGACTCTTCGTCTGGCTCTTCGTCCTCTGATGATGACTCTTCGGACAATGAGTCCTCtgacaacaagaagaaggacgacaAGTCTTCGGAGTCATCAAAGTCTTCCGACACCCTCCAAAACTCGGACTCTGACGAGCAGAAGCCCGCCAACAAGGCCATTGAAAATGCCCGGGAAACTTCGTCGTCGAAGGCAAGCCCAGTCACTGGAAACAACTCTGCTAAAAAGCATACCGGTGCCCGCCAGACCCCTCTCGCTGCCCTGAGCGAGCTGCCACACGACCATCCCTCGAACACATACATGTCTTACGCTTATGCAGACAGGGCCTACCAGGACCTGTCGGTCACTCGCGGCAAGGGATTCACTAAAGAGAAGAATAAGAAGAAGCGTGGTTCTTACCGCGGTGGTCCTATCGATATCACCGGAGGAAAGTCCTTCAAGTTCGAGGACTAAGTCAGTCTTCCATGGTTTTCTTAATGGATTCCGAGGGAAATTCGAGAAGTGGCCCAATTGCATTCTGCGATGATACATCGATCGCCAGCGTGCATTCCGGGCAGTCTAAAAAactgaaaaagaaaagatttACCGGCTTAGATAGAGTTAGATCTTTCTCATTCAGGTTTTCATAGTATTGTTCAATTTATCGGCAAGCAAGGCGCAGATGGAGCTGAAGGTggattttctttctttctaaTTACATACTTCATTTTTGTTTCTCCTTTTATGGCTTTTTCTCATTTCTTTTATTGTAACCTATTATTTGGTGTCTTATTATAAGTCTTAACAGAATCAAAAGTTCATGACCTGATTATAACTGCTATATCAAAACACTGCTGTTCGGTATTATGCGCATGAAAGTATAAGTCATATCCTTCATCTAGTCGTAACTCATGAACCGTCCTCTCCTGCACATTGAATTAGTGAGCTGTTCCCCACCATGAAGAGCACGATAAGTACTTACACTCCAGGTCCTCATCCGCAGCCTCAAGACAAACATCCATCATCTTATCAAGAGCCGCTGACCGTTCCTCCTGGGTCAAACACCCAATCTCCACCAATTCCGTCAAAGCCTCTCCAACCCAGTTCTGACAATTCCAATCCCGATGCTCACGGTCATTTCGCACAGGTGTACGGACACAGGCATCTTTGATCGAAGTCCTTTCGATGACATCTGGTACACTTGCGACATAGATGAGGCCCGCAAGACCTGTGACTTTGGTTGGATCTAtaccttctgcttcttcgaAGTCGAACATGCTCGGTGCACCGACTACGTGCATTGCACTTTGTTGTCCATCAGGAAAGGTGAAATGGATCGCTGTGTGTCGGAACATGACGGTGTCAATGGGGTCGCCGCGGTAGACGGCGATGGATATGTGGGTTGGCATGGCAAGTAACGCGTGGTATTATGGAAAAATCGCGAATATCTCGTAGGGTTGTTGTGCTCAGCTCAGGTACATTCGCTCTTATCATAGATAGAAGACCCTTATCGCTTGATATCATGTGATGATAAGGTAGGGATGACATAAGTCCACATGAGGAATCAAATCTCGAGGCTGGCTATTGAATTGACCAATTCAACTTTTTTTGTATATTTTCTCTCGTTCTCAGAATGTCTATCGTATACGAGACCCGAGTCCCATAAATAGACGCCATGGCTTGGCTACAAGGCGAATATCTGGTTGTGTTTTACGGCTCATTAGCCACTGGTTGATCCCACATTCAGATCTCTATCGAAATTGCCGTACGAGCATTTGACAAAATCTACTTCTATACCTCAAGAATATATAAGTTTGCGGCTTTCTTCCCTTGCGCCATTACTTGATATCTGCGAGAGTCTCGCTGACGTCCTACTTCCACTAGATCTGCTCATACGTCATTTCTATGCCACCGGCCGGGCAACAATTGTCGCAATGCTCACGGAACTACCAGCAGAGATCATTTACAACATTGCACTTCACCTTCCGACGGTCAGCTGCTTGACCAACCTCTCCCAGACATGTCAACATCTTCATCTGCTCATCGCGGCAGAGGATTCACGAATATTCAGAGCCTTCTTGAAGACTCGCTTCCCTTGGATAGAGACACCTCCATTTTGGCGAGATGCCTCCCGTGCTTTGAGTTCTCGCTCGCGAGCCCTCGATAAACATGCGGTGATAGGTCGGTTTGTGGTACCGCCACAGAATGCGATCAAAGTCGGTTCCCACCGAGGCACAAGAGCCGATACTCCTACCCTTGGGTATCGTCCTGCGATTGACTCGTATGAGGTCTGGAATGGTAATCTATGGCCAGACCGCAAGGAGGTTCTTGCCTGGGGTGCTGCGGATGAAATTATCGTCCGCGTCAGACAGACCGGTTCCCACCCGTCTGACAAATGGGTCGTGTTCAATGATTTGGACCATGTTAGCAGCTACGATGATATCTGTGGTCTCCACCTTCTCAAGTCAGATCGCTATTTCCAAGGTTCCGATGACAAAGAGCATCTGATTTTTGGTCGTGTTTGTGGAGAGCTCCATCATCTCTCAATTTCGCCGGGCGACGCAACCCATGACTACGAACAGGAGTTTGTGACGCATGGAACTGAGCTTGAACGCATTGATCTTAGTGATGGCCCGGAGCCTATTCTGGCTGCCCACTTTGAGAATAGCTCCATTGCACTTTACCACACTACGACAGACGAGCCCGAGGTCTACCCCTTTGCGCGGCTTGGCTGCGAAGGCCTCACGCGCAACAACTATTCTAAATTCCTGTCGCCGACTCGGTTAGCAGTGGGCACAGGGCGCCTCGAGAACACATTGTCCATTTCCACGATCACGCCTGATAATGTATCACTATATCGGGAGATCGGCTCCGAATTTCTGGGCTTTGAGGAACGAGTTGGTCTCAATCGGAAGACCAATAAAGTCAGTGCTATCGCACCACTGACTGGGCAAGCTGGAGGGCTGGGCGATGTCTTCCTATCTACTTGGGGTGATAGGGCTGTCAGGTATGTTTTCAGCAATAACCTTTCCACTTTACGTCCTATAAAAGCGTGCAATTGACAACTTCAGACTCCATGATCTTCGCACAAGCAATCCATACGAGGCCATGTACAGAGACACAACGGATGACAACCCCATATATTGCGTTCATCCATTTGGCCACGACCGTTTTGTCGTCGGTGCAGGTGGCGATGCGGTACTCAAGTTCTTCGATCTCCGTATGCACAACCCCTACAGCTATCTGAATGGAAGATATCCATCATTCTCGCATCCCAGTGTCGAGCCCAGCGCGGACAACATGAATACGGACGGGATTCAAGATTCGCTTAGGTACCCAAGGAAGgatttctctcttttcttatCCCATCCACCTCCGGGACTTAAAAGTTCAAACCGCGGGCGCTCCCGGGGCAACCCCACCTCCTACCGTGGTCCGATATACACCATGTCCTCCCCATCTGCATTATCAGCAACGATCTACGTAGGTGTGGTAGATGGTGTCTTCCGCCTTGACTTTGCGTCCTCGGACGACCTTGCCAGTTCTTCTTGTCAATGGTACAAGGATGGTCTTGCCTTGGATCTGAATGCAGATCTGAACAGCTCACCCTCCACCCCGGATAGGGTCTTGGAGCTCTCGGGATACGAGCGTCCAGAGCCTGATGATCTTACGACTACTTCAAAATTGAGGACTCAGCAACCTTTCTGGACCATTTCGAATGATGATGCCCGGAATGAGGTGGTTACGGGTTGGGATCGAAGATGGGAGAGATTGGATAAAAACGCTCCTTGGAGACGTCATGATTGACTGGTTATTCTTCAAACTGTTCAACTTGTAAATACTGTTCAAATCCCATCTAACAGTTAGATCTCTAAATAGATTCATCATTCAAATGTTTATCAAGCTATTTACCCTCTCGACTTAAGACTCCTCAAACGGGCCTCCATTAGTCCAAGGCAGTATCGCAGAGTCGACGAGTATTGTACCCAGGACGGAGATGGAGTCGGGGATGGACCTAGAGGCGTCGTCATTGATTGAATGAGTATTGATTTGAACGCGCCGGAATAATCCTCACGGCAAGACAACTGTACACAGCCATTGCTAAGGGTATAGACAAACAAATGTAGGGCACGCTACCAGTAAGAACCGCACTAATCGGATATAATGGTCAAATACGACATGGCCACAGCTTTAGCCCCATAGTGCAACGGAAGAATAACCGAGAGGTAATGAGACCGCCCGGAGGATATAGTCGCCTTTCAAGTCGCGCAGTTGCTGAATGTAGTCATGAAGTTCTTGAGCCAGCGTCCTTTTTCTGTTGACTGGTCATGCTAGGCCAGGCCTTGTCCAGATGTGTTCCTGGGATTCAATCCATGGAAATGACCTGCGCCCCGTTTTCATctcgcttgaactcatggACTCGCGGGATTGGAATTGTGATGCTCGGCAATATACTGTAAGTTGCTTGCTTCGAAGTCATGGAGACTGGCGCTTGATTTGATCACTTGGCTTTTGTGGACAATGACCTTGCGTGTTCTTACGGTAGTCGTATATAGCACCATAGGCTCTGTTTCTGTCAGTCAATGTCATTTGGTAtcccccccctttttttttcaaatACGTACCCTCAACGCATTCTGGATCTTGGGGACTGAGTCCATTTTGCTGATGTTGGAAGAGCAATCGAACTCAAATGCGGATTAGAAGCTCTTCATGACGTGAAGCATATTCACTCGCTGGAAACAGACGACACCCCCCCCCTGCAGGTAACTACAGTTTATACAGAGTTTTCTATCTCTCTGTAAAGTGTATTTGAACTACGTCACTCAACAGTGAGACAAACAGTTGCAAGCCCTAACTCAACCTCCCAACCATCTGCAAAGCCCAAAGATTCCGATCAAACCGCTGCTCCAGCAATGTCTGTTGATCCCCAGCATACATAAAACGTCCTCCCAGACACCACTTCCGGCGCTTCATCATCCGTAAAGCGAATCCGACAAGGGAAAACCTTATACGCCTTCGTCTCATAATACGCAAACTTCCGTGCCTGTTCTACATCCTGTACAAGCCATGCAGACCCAGAGACAACCTGTCCCTGTTCACCGTCTATCAAAGCAGGATAGTCTCCCCATTTAGCCAGCGCGTAGCCGATGATCTTGGCGGGTCGAAATTTTGGCTCTCCCCCTTCTGGGAGGTCTAGAATTCTTTTCAGGGTTGCGGGGGTTTTTAAGATACCGTAGAAGAAGTAGTAGACTGGGTATTCAGGCGGGAGGTCGTGGACGGCTCCTTCGACGTTTGTAAGGTAGTCCTGTGGTGCGAACTCAAACATGGTATAATACGGAGATAGCTCTTCGTTTGGTGGGATGGTTGTCATCTTGTGACTGTTGATGAGTTGTAACATGAAGTTCGGAGCTTCAGCTTATTCATAGGCGCTTATGGACGTGGATATTAGATTATCCATGCTCCGGGAGCTTTCTAGTGTCTTGACTTCTTTGCATTCGTGACTTTGAATAGGGCAGGAACATCGCAGTCAATGGGCTATACACCATGCTCCATTATGCTACCTTGAAAGTAGGAAAGAACTGGGAGAAGGTCATGAACAGGTTCGACCTATGGCAAAGATGTTCGGCTGCAAAACCGCTGCATTGATATTGGTCTACGGAGTGCTATTCTGTCTTCAGCATTATCAAAGTACAACATCCAACTAATTCTTCAAATTTAAATCTAGAATCCATAACCCATAATAAAAACAAAACTTGGAAAAGACATAGCCACGCGCATGAAGGGGACTCGATAAAGCAAAGGAAAACAAAACAAGCCGTATATTCGTTTCGTGTCCAGTCTATTAAGTTAGGTATCGGCattgcaaaaaaaaaaaaaataataacaGACCCGAATCTGCTAGCCCGTAAACGATAAAAAGTAGCATctaatttctttctttctttctttctttctttctttctttcttcttgttgttgtgCTGTGCGTATGAGTGGGGGGTACAAAAGAGGGAAGGGGGGTGGCAActgaaaagagaaaaggaaacaaacaataaaaaagaaaaacaggaAGAATTTAATACAAAGAAATAGCTTTCCGGTCAAATGCTTCGCATCCACGCCGAAAATAGTTAAAAGAGGTTtaaaaaagataaaaaagaaaataggaCAAACCAAAGATCTCTAATAAGTAGCATGTACCTGTCTCACCGCACAGCCAGGAATATCACACAAAATAAAACGCCAATTTGTACAAGGAAATGTGTTGTGCTGAGGGTGTGTCAGCGTTTAAGAGCCAAGTGACAGGCCCTGGAATCGGCTGGTCCAGTCACCGGCGGCCGGAGGCATGCGAGGGGAAGCCGCATAGTCGACAAACCCCGTCTCCATCGGGCCATAGGCTGTAGGGCCGTAGGCGGAGAACGGATCGGGTTGGCCTTGCATGCCAAATCCACCAAGGCCGGCTTCAGGATGGCGAGGGGCCTGGCCGAATGACTGATAATTGTCTGCGTAAGGGTTGCGCAGCATTTCGTTGGCGAGGAAATCACGGTCTCGACCATTGCCGTAAGGGCGTGCATCGTGCTGATGACGCCGGTCTGGTTGCGCCTCTTGGTACAGGGGATTGCTCATGCTACCCGAAGAGGGCAAGCCAACGCCAGGCGGAGTAGCAAACGACGCGGGGTTGATAGCCGACATCCAGATTCTGGTCTTGTAGATCTTGAAAAGATCAGTCACAAGCGAGTTGAAATTGATGTACGAGTCCGCAAAGTAATAGAACGTAAGCTTCTTCCAGTCCCTATTCAATATTAGCAACCCATAGCGTGAAATAAAAGACACAAAAATAGACACTTACATCTGGAATTCAGCATCCAAGATCTCCATATTAAGACGGTGCTCCACAACTTTCTGCTGGCAGACCCGCTTGGCCTTCGCCTCGTTCCCTTCCTTGTCACGAAGCGTCAAAATCTCATGATTTTGGGCCAGTCTCTTAATCAGTTTCGGCTTGATGTCAGCAGGCGCCTCCTGCGATCCGTGAGAACCATGAGGACCCATGCCACCAATAGCGCTTCTGCCATTCAGACCGGGGAGGTTTCCAGACGAATCGACGACGTTGGCACCACCATTCTGGCCCTGGCGAGagaacatcatcaaccactTGTAGTGCTCTTCCGCGTACTGCTGCTTGAGCTCACGGGCCTTTTGCAGCGAAACGTTGGCGTGCTGGATGGTTCCCAGGTCCGTGCCACGGTCCGCTTCGACAATGACCAGATCGCCCGGCTTCACCTGAAGGCCGGTGTCTTCCTGAATGTAAAAGACATCCGCGCGGTGACACTTGAAGGTCACAATGTAGAGAAGCTGGTTCTGGTGGAAATGCGCAAGAGGGGGCTGGTGGCGACCATAGCCGTGATGCGGGAGGGAGTAGGTCGAGTGTAGAGATGTAGGGTGACGCGCCTCGTCGGCCATGCGGAGGCTTTGCTCGTGGGAAAAATACGATGCTGCAAATTGACGGGCTTGTAAATGAATTTGTTCCAATCTCATTTCCTCTAACTCCTCGGGATTCAAACAAGGGACCATCTGggaagagctctggtggTACTCACGGGTCTGTCCTGGGGCATTCACAAGGGGACCATCGGCGATATGGATGTGTTCGTCCTCCGGGCCTCCTAATCCAGTCCTAATGTTCACTGGGGTCTGCGAATCACCAGCAGCGGAGCTGATGGAGGTGTGTCGCATGGGAATATCCGCAAAGGAGTGGCGGCGACTCTGGGGGATCTCTGGGATGCTGTCAAAACCAAGGGAAGTCTGCCAATGAGCCTTTCGAACATTTTCTAAAGCACGGTTTTCCAAAGGAGCAAGCCCAGAAAACTGCTTTTCCAGATTAGCAGAGTGTTCGGAGAAGCGCCTCTTCGGACCGCCAAGGTTGTTGTATCCATGGATGGCGCGGAGCTCATCAAGTTCGTTAACGTCTAAATCTGTCACTTCAGGCACGTTTCCACGAATAGCATGCAAGTTACGAGGTGCGCCACCAACTGCATATCCACCGTTCGCAGATGCAGTTGATCCGCGACGGTCCCTCATACTGTTGTCCATAGCCGCCTGGCGCAAGAGGGCATTCTCCCTGGAAAGCTGCTCAATGGTGCGCGCTTGGTTGACGGTATAGTTCATGCTGCCGTCTGAGCCGTTGGCGCTgccctcatcttcatcatcttcgtcttcacgCACACGGTCAAGCGTAGCAGGGTCGTGGCCCAGTTCACCTAGAAGACTGGGACGCGATGAACGATGCTGCAAGGCGGACAGCTGGCTAACACTGTTGCGAGGACGCGCATTGGGATACGGCGCCGCCTGAGCTGCTCCCGACTTGTTGGCCATCAGGGTTAGAAATTCGGGGTCCAGTTGGCCCACTGAGTATGATTGGGACCGGTAGGTCTTGGGAGTTGGGTGAAGAGGAATGGAAAATGGGATACCCGCATCCCCGGACGAAGTGCGGGCGGTCGGGCTCAATAACTCATCCGCCAGATAAGTATTCGAGGTAGTGGGAGACGGAACGATCTCTGAGAGGCGAGGGGGTGGTTCTTTGCGAGACTCAGAATTCCAAATACCCGTACCCCATGGGAATGAGCTACCTCCAACGTGGTTCCACGCGATCGAGCCACCCAAACCTGGACTCGTGCTCCACACAGACTGATCAGTTGCGGGGCTAGTTGGGTTGGAGGTTCCCGACGACAGAGGGGCAGTAGTTGTCAAAGAAGACTTGCGGGTAACGTGTGGAGGGACTTCGTTCAACCAGGACGTACGGCGACCGGGCTTGGGGATGGACACAGAGGAGGTCGGGGGTTGCGTCTGCTGAGAGTGgtctccatcatcatccgaagAAGCCAGAGCATCTGAGTCGGGGGTTGAGCGACGAACGCCTGGATGGGCCTTTTCGAGGCGAGCTGTCGCATTGGTGGACGAAGCGGGTGAGGTAGTGGATTTTGGCGCCTGTACAGGCTTGCTGGATGGGGCAGCCATGATGTGACGAGCTAATAAGAATCAAATCCTGACTGCAGCAGATACCGCCATTAGCAAGTGGGTTGGATGAGGGGTCGTCAACTGAATAAAACATGGAGAATCCGCAAGCACTAGTAACGGTGGGCTATTTGTTTGGCGACCAGGACCAGGTCATACGATATCATAGCCAGAGTTGCAGATATTCGTATAGAAGTAAAAGAAATagaagaggagaaacaaACACATAGACAAAGCATCAAAAAGCCAGAAAATCGGTGTGAACTCACCTTGAATTCTTTTTGTCCTACCTTTGGAGGGTGTTGACGTCAGAACATGAAAAGTGGAAAAGTATGGGGAACTGCAAAATGTGGGTGAGTGTGAGTGATCTTTTTCTCAGGTCAAATgtggagaaaaaaaagcacAACAACAGACATTCACTGCTGATCAGGCTGCAGAATTAATGCAACAAGTGAAAACAGAAAGCAAACAGATTAAAGATGAGGTCTATTGGAGCACAAAGCCCTGAGTCTAACATGCAAAGAAACAGGCCAGGATAACTTCACGATGCAGATAGCTGTCAGTTTGGCTGAAACAGAAGCATAAACAATAGGGTATGATGGAATTGAGCGCATAGATGTAGAGAGAAAGTGAAAACGGGAGTGGCAACGAGAGAGCTGGAGAAATGAAACTATACAACCATGCCACCACGATGTGGCAAACATGCGCTCCTTAATGACCTGAATGACTTTGCACCAACCGAACAGGGGAAACAAAAGAGTAGCTTTTCCTTTCGCGTCGTATCAAAGGGAAGAAAGGAATGGGAGAACCGCCCGGGATCTTTCATTGGTAGTCTGGTTCCGTGGATGCACTCAAGCGGCAAGCGGCATTGTAAATTGAACGAACAGATGCAATGATATGAAA from Aspergillus chevalieri M1 DNA, chromosome 1, nearly complete sequence includes the following:
- a CDS encoding uncharacterized protein (COG:S;~EggNog:ENOG410PGK6;~InterPro:IPR007557;~PFAM:PF04468), coding for MAAPSSKPVQAPKSTTSPASSTNATARLEKAHPGVRRSTPDSDALASSDDDGDHSQQTQPPTSSVSIPKPGRRTSWLNEVPPHVTRKSSLTTTAPLSSGTSNPTSPATDQSVWSTSPGLGGSIAWNHVGGSSFPWGTGIWNSESRKEPPPRLSEIVPSPTTSNTYLADELLSPTARTSSGDAGIPFSIPLHPTPKTYRSQSYSVGQLDPEFLTLMANKSGAAQAAPYPNARPRNSVSQLSALQHRSSRPSLLGELGHDPATLDRVREDEDDEDEGSANGSDGSMNYTVNQARTIEQLSRENALLRQAAMDNSMRDRRGSTASANGGYAVGGAPRNLHAIRGNVPEVTDLDVNELDELRAIHGYNNLGGPKRRFSEHSANLEKQFSGLAPLENRALENVRKAHWQTSLGFDSIPEIPQSRRHSFADIPMRHTSISSAAGDSQTPVNIRTGLGGPEDEHIHIADGPLVNAPGQTPSYFSHEQSLRMADEARHPTSLHSTYSLPHHGYGRHQPPLAHFHQNQLLYIVTFKCHRADVFYIQEDTGLQVKPGDLVIVEADRGTDLGTIQHANVSLQKARELKQQYAEEHYKWLMMFSRQGQNGGANVVDSSGNLPGLNGRSAIGGMGPHGSHGSQEAPADIKPKLIKRLAQNHEILTLRDKEGNEAKAKRVCQQKVVEHRLNMEILDAEFQMDWKKLTFYYFADSYINFNSLVTDLFKIYKTRIWMSAINPASFATPPGVGLPSSGSMSNPLYQEAQPDRRHQHDARPYGNGRDRDFLANEMLRNPYADNYQSFGQAPRHPEAGLGGFGMQGQPDPFSAYGPTAYGPMETGFVDYAASPRMPPAAGDWTSRFQGLSLGS
- a CDS encoding uncharacterized protein (COG:S;~EggNog:ENOG410PY1Y;~InterPro:IPR036568,IPR009288,IPR013024;~PFAM:PF06094); translation: MTTIPPNEELSPYYTMFEFAPQDYLTNVEGAVHDLPPEYPVYYFFYGILKTPATLKRILDLPEGGEPKFRPAKIIGYALAKWGDYPALIDGEQGQVVSGSAWLVQDVEQARKFAYYETKAYKVFPCRIRFTDDEAPEVVSGRTFYVCWGSTDIAGAAV
- a CDS encoding uncharacterized protein (COG:S;~EggNog:ENOG410PPX1;~InterPro:IPR001810,IPR036322,IPR036047;~go_function: GO:0005515 - protein binding [Evidence IEA]), which translates into the protein MLTELPAEIIYNIALHLPTVSCLTNLSQTCQHLHLLIAAEDSRIFRAFLKTRFPWIETPPFWRDASRALSSRSRALDKHAVIGRFVVPPQNAIKVGSHRGTRADTPTLGYRPAIDSYEVWNGNLWPDRKEVLAWGAADEIIVRVRQTGSHPSDKWVVFNDLDHVSSYDDICGLHLLKSDRYFQGSDDKEHLIFGRVCGELHHLSISPGDATHDYEQEFVTHGTELERIDLSDGPEPILAAHFENSSIALYHTTTDEPEVYPFARLGCEGLTRNNYSKFLSPTRLAVGTGRLENTLSISTITPDNVSLYREIGSEFLGFEERVGLNRKTNKVSAIAPLTGQAGGLGDVFLSTWGDRAVRLHDLRTSNPYEAMYRDTTDDNPIYCVHPFGHDRFVVGAGGDAVLKFFDLRMHNPYSYLNGRYPSFSHPSVEPSADNMNTDGIQDSLRYPRKDFSLFLSHPPPGLKSSNRGRSRGNPTSYRGPIYTMSSPSALSATIYVGVVDGVFRLDFASSDDLASSSCQWYKDGLALDLNADLNSSPSTPDRVLELSGYERPEPDDLTTTSKLRTQQPFWTISNDDARNEVVTGWDRRWERLDKNAPWRRHD
- a CDS encoding nucleolar and coiled-body phosphoprotein 1 family protein (COG:S;~EggNog:ENOG410PTY3;~InterPro:IPR007718;~PFAM:PF05022) codes for the protein MAAHKGKKASAPKKSPNTKKTPPPPQLIASIATFLSENGFESTSKALAKEQADKSIAQTDSEKAPSLLELFHNWTKKSEESSSSSSSSSSSSESDSSSDESSDSDVEMGDAQSKQSSRSSSSSPSSSSSSSDSDADDEDDVPAAGPKSTGMKRKAESSSSELDSSSSESEKEAPKAKKAKLESSDSSDSSSSESDSNSSSSSSDSSDSDSGSDSDSDSSDSSDSDSNTDSDSSDSSDSNSSDSSSSEKSSAKKADKKTLKTAIKTPLPESGSSSSDSSSGSSSSDDDSSDNESSDNKKKDDKSSESSKSSDTLQNSDSDEQKPANKAIENARETSSSKASPVTGNNSAKKHTGARQTPLAALSELPHDHPSNTYMSYAYADRAYQDLSVTRGKGFTKEKNKKKRGSYRGGPIDITGGKSFKFED
- a CDS encoding uncharacterized protein (COG:S;~EggNog:ENOG410PYN8), coding for MPTHISIAVYRGDPIDTVMFRHTAIHFTFPDGQQSAMHVVGAPSMFDFEEAEGIDPTKVTGLAGLIYVASVPDVIERTSIKDACVRTPVRNDREHRDWNCQNWVGEALTELVEIGCLTQEERSAALDKMMDVCLEAADEDLE